One part of the Glycine max cultivar Williams 82 chromosome 14, Glycine_max_v4.0, whole genome shotgun sequence genome encodes these proteins:
- the LOC100820247 gene encoding EIN3-binding F-box protein 1: MSKVLGFSGVDDFCPMGSIYANPKEASFFLSLGPQVDVYFPPRKRSRVNAPFVFDGEWFEQKQKTSIEALPDECLFEIFRRLPAGEDRSACACVSKRWLMLLSSICKSEISVNKNTTVENPEKEGDDVEFGGKGYLSRSLEGKKATDVRLAAIAVGTSSRGGLGKLSIRGSNIVCGVTSHGLKAVARGCPSLKALSLWNVATVGDEGLIEIANGCHQLEKLDLCKCPAITDKALVAIAKNCQNLTELSLESCPNIGNEGLLAIGKLCSNLRFISIKDCSGVSDQGIAGLFSSTSLFLTKVKLQALTVSDLSLAVIGHYGKSVTDLVLNCLPNVSERGFWVMGNGNGLQKLKSLTVASCRGVTDIGLEAVGKGCPNLKIAHLHKCAFLSDNGLISFAKAASSLESLRLEECHRITQLGFFGVLFNCGAKLKAISLVSCYGIKDLNLVLPTVSPCESLRSLSISNCPGFGNASLSVLGKLCPQLQHVELSGLEGVTDAGLLPLLESSEAGLVKVNLSGCTNVTNKVVSSLANLHGWTLENLNLDGCKNISDASLMAIAENCALLCDLDVSKCAITDAGIEALAHAKQINLQVLSLSGCTLVSDRSLPALRELGHTLLGLNIQHCNAINSSTVDTLVELLWRCDILS; encoded by the exons ATGTCCAAAGTTCTCGGCTTTTCCG GAGTTGACGATTTTTGCCCTATGGGATCAATATACGCCAACCCCAAGGAAGCAAGTTTCTTCTTGTCCCTTGGCCCTCAAGTTGATGTATACTTTCCTCCTCGGAAGAGATCGCGTGTCAATGCTCCATTCGTTTTTGATGGAGAATGGTTCGAGCAAAAGCAGAAAACCTCTATTGAAGCCTTGCCAGATGAGTGTCTCTTTGAGATCTTTAGAAGGTTGCCTGCTGGCGAAGACAGGAGTGCATGTGCCTGTGTTTCCAAGCGCTGGCTTATGCTTCTAAGCAGTATTTGCAAAAGTGAAATCTCTGTTAACAAAAATACCACAGTAGAGAACCCTGAAAAGGAGGGTGATGATGTAGAATTTGGAGGTAAGGGATACCTCTCTCGAAGCTTGGAAGGAAAGAAGGCAACAGATGTTAGACTGGCTGCCATAGCTGTTGGGACTTCATCTCGAGGAGGATTGGGGAAGCTCTCAATCCGTGGAAGCAACATTGTTTGTGGGGTGACTAGTCATGGTCTCAAGGCTGTTGCTCGTGGATGCCCTTCTTTGAAGGCTCTTTCTCTATGGAACGTTGCTACCGTTGGTGATGAGGGCCTTATTGAGATTGCAAATGGATGTCACCAACTAGAGAAACTTGATCTTTGCAAGTGCCCCGCAATTACTGATAAGGCTTTGGTTGCAATTGCAAAGAACTGCCAGAATCTGACTGAGTTGTCATTGGAATCTTGCCCTAACATTGGCAATGAAGGTCTACTAGCTATTGGGAAGTTGTGCTCCAATCTAAGGTTCATATCCATCAAGGACTGCTCTGGTGTTAGTGATCAGGGAATTGCAGGATTGTTTTCTTCAACTTCTTTGTTTCTAACAAAGGTGAAGCTCCAGGCACTGACTGTTTCAGATCTCTCTCTAGCTGTTATTGGTCATTATGGCAAGTCAGTTACTGATCTTGTCCTTAATTGCCTCCCAAATGTCAGTGAGAGGGGGTTCTGGGTCATGGGTAATGGTAATGGATTGCAGAAGCTAAAATCACTTACAGTTGCATCTTGCAGAGGAGTAACAGATATTGGGCTTGAAGCTGTTGGAAAGGGTTGTCCAAATCTGAAAATTGCACACCTTCACAAGTGTGCATTTCTGTCAGACAATGGGTTGATATCATTTGCCAAGGCTGCTTCATCACTTGAGAGCCTACGATTGGAAGAGTGCCACCGAATTACCCAACTTGGGTTTTTTGGTGTCCTTTTTAACTGTGGTGCAAAATTGAAGGCTATCTCTTTGGTGAGCTGCTACGGGATCAAAGATCTGAACTTGGTGTTGCCAACAGTATCTCCATGTGAATCACTTCGGTCTTTATCTATCAGTAATTGCCCTGGATTTGGCAATGCCTCCCTCTCTGTATTGGGAAAGCTGTGCCCTCAGCTTCAGCATGTTGAATTGAGTGGACTCGAGGGAGTGACAGATGCAGGGCTTCTTCCACTCCTTGAGAGTTCCGAGGCTGGTTTGGTTAAAGTGAACCTTAGTGGTTGCACAAACGTTACCAATAAAGTAGTTTCGTCCTTGGCCAATCTGCATGGTTGGACTCTTGAGAATCTAAACCTTGATGGTTGCAAAAACATCAGTGATGCTAGCTTGATGGCAATTGCTGAAAACTGTGCATTGCTATGTGATCTCGATGTCTCCAAGTGTGCTATAACCGATGCTGGGATTGAAGCCCTGGCACATGCTAAACAGATTAATCTGCAAGTTCTTTCTTTGTCAGGTTGCACTTTGGTCTCAGACAGGAGCTTGCCTGCGTTGAGAGAATTGGGTCACACCCTTTTGGGACTAAACATCCAGCACTGCAATGCAATCAACAGCAGTACGGTTGACACACTTGTGGAGCTTCTCTGGAGGTGTGACATCCTCTCCTGA